CGTAAGCGTCCACCAGTTCGGCAATCATGGTAACTTGCAGTTGGTACAGATCGGCTTCGGCCGCTTGCTGGTCGGCGTCGCTGGCTTCCAGATTGCGCTGGATGCGTCCGAACAGGTCCAGCTCCCAGGCCATGTCCAGCCCCAGGTCATAGCGTTCGCTGTTGACCCGTTTAGTGGTCTGGCCGGGGATCTGACCTTTGGCCAGATCGCTGCTGGCGCGACTGGTGATGGTCGGCATCGCATCGTTGCTGACGTCGTCGCGGATCGCCCGGGCGGCTTTCCAGCGGGCGAACGCCACGCGCAGTTCACGGTTGCCTTGCAGCGATTGGGTCACCAACTGGTTGAGGGTCGGATCGTCGAACTGCTGCCACCAGATGCCTTCGAATTTCGAACGGTCGAAGTTCTTCTGGCCGGCGGCGCCGTCGGTGGCGGACGTGATGTTCGCCGCCTCCGTCGTCGGGGTCTTGTAGTCAGGGCCGACGGCGCAGGCACTCAGGGCCAGCACCAGCAGGCTCGGCAGGAAGACTTTCAGACTCATTGGTGCGCCTCCAGTGGCTTTTGAAGATGTTGCGCCTTGGCCGCTTTGCGCGCTTCGCTGCGCTCCACGAAGTTACGGATCAGCACATAGAACACGGGGGTCAGCAGCAGACCGAAGAAGGTCACACCGAGCATCCCGGAGAACACCGCCACACCCATGGCATGACGCATCTCGGCACCGGCACCGCTGGAGAACACCAGTGGCACCACACCCATGATGAACGCGAACGAGGTCATCAGGATCGGCCGCAGACGCAGGCGGCAGGCTTCCAGTACAGCGGCCAGCGGATCGAGACCTTCTTGCTGTTTGTCCTTGGCGAACTCGACGATCAGAATCGCGTTCTTACAGGCCAGGCCCACCAGTACGATCAAGCCGATCTGGGTGAAGATGTTGTTGTCGCCGCCGGAGATGATCACGCCGGTGATGGCCGACAGCAGGGTCATCGGTACAATCAGGATCACCGCCAGTGGCAGGCTCCAGCTTTCGTATTGAGCCGCGAGCACCAGGAACGCCAGCAATACGCAGAGCGGGAACACGAACAGTGCAGTGTTGCCGGACAGAATCTGCTGGTAGGTCAGGTCGGTCCACTCGTAGGTCATGCCGTTCGGAAGTTCATCCTTGAGCAGTTTCTCGATGGCTTTTTCGGCCTGACCGGAGCTGTAGCCGGGGGCTGCCGCACCGTTGATTTCAGCAGTGATGAAGCCGTTGTAGTGCATCACGCGATCCGGGCCCGAGGTGTCGCTGACCTTGATGAAGGTCGCCAGCGGGATCATTTCGCCTTTGTTGTTGCGTACTTTCAGCTGGCCGATCTGGTCGGATTCGAGGCGGAACTGCTGCTCTGCCTGAACGTTGACCTGATAGGTGCGACCGAAGCGGTTGAAGTCGTTGGCATACAGCGAACCCAGGTAGATCTGCAGGGTGTCGAAGATGTCGCTGACGGCCACGCCGTGGGTCTTGGCTTTTTCCCGGTCGATGGCGGCATCGACCTGCGGCACGTTCACGGTGTAGCTGGTGAACAGGTTGGCCAGTTCCGGAACGTTATGGCTCTTGGCAATAATGTTCATGGTTTCCTTGTACAGCTCTTCGTAGCCCAGGTTGCCCCGGTCTTCGATTTGCAGGCGGAAACCACCAATGGTGCCCAGGCCTTGTACCGGCGGCGGCGGGAAGATCGCCATGTAGGCTTCCTGAATCCCGGCGTACTGGCCGTTCAAGGCACCGGCAATCGCACCGGCGGACATGCTCGGGTCTTTACGCTCGTCGAACGGTTTCAGGGTCACGAACACGATGCCGGCGTTCGGGCTGTTGGTGAAACCGTTGATCGACAGGCCCGGGAACGCTACGGCGCTTTCCACGCCTGGCTGTTTCAATGCCAGGTCGGACATGCGCTTGATCACGTCTTCGGTACGGTCCAGGCTCGCGGCGTCCGGCAGTTGCGCGAAGGCCACCAGGTATTGCTTGTCCTGGCCGGGTACGAAACCGGTCGGCGTGCTGGAGAAACCGAAGAAGGTCAGCACCATCAGGCCTGCGTACACGAAGAGCGCGATGCCGCTGCCACGGATAACCCGGCGTACGGTGCCGACGTAGCCATGACTGGCACGGTCGAAGAAACGGTTGAACGGACGGAACAGCCAGCCACCGAAGATCTTGTCCAGCACTCGCGAGAAGCGGTCTTTCGGTGCGTCATGACCTTTGAGCAACACAGCGGCCAGCGCTGGCGACAGGGTCAGCGAGTTGAAAGCCGAGATCACGGTCGAGATCGCGATGGTCAATGCGAACTGCTTGTAGAACTGACCGGTGAGACCCGAGATGAATGCCGCCGGTACGAACACCGCACACAGCACCAGCGCCGTGGCAATGATCGGGCCCGTAACTTCACCCATGGCCTTTTTGGTCGCATCGAAGGGGTTGAGCCCGAGTTCAATGTTCCGCTCGACGTTCTCCACCACCACGATGGCGTCGTCCACCACGATACCGATCGCCAGTACCAGGCCGAACAGCGACAGCGCGTTGAGCGAGAAGCCGAACAGGTGCATCACCGCAAACGTACCGATCAACGATACCGGCACCGCCACCAACGGAATGATCGAGGCGCGCCAGGTCTGCAGGAACAGGATCACCACCAGAACCACAAGAATCAGTGCTTCGAAGAGGGTGTGAACCACCGCCTCGATGGAGCCGCGCACGAAGATTGTCGGGTCATAGACGATGCTGTAGTCCATGCCTTGCGGGAAGCTTTTCTTCAGTTCTTCCATCTTGCCGCGAACTTCGTTCGAGATTTCGATGGCGTTGGAGCCTGGACGCTGAAAGATCGGGATCGCCACGGCCGGCTGGTTGTTCAGCAACGAACGCAGGGCGTACTGGCTAGAACCCAGTTCAACGCGAGCGATGTCCTTCAGGCGAGTGATTTCACCGTTGTCGCCTGCGCGAATGATGATGTTCTCGAACTCTTCCTCGGAGACCAGACGGCCTTGAGTGTTGACCGACAGCTGGAAGCTCTGGGCATTCGGGGCAGGGGGCGCGCCCAACTGGCCTGCGGCCACCTGACGGTTCTGTTCACGAATCGCAGTCACCACATCAGTGGCAGTCAGATTGCGCGAAGCAGTCTTGTTCGGATCCAGCCATACACGCAGCGAGTAGTCGCCCATACCGAACAGCTGCACGTCACCGACACCACCGAGGCGAGCGAGCTCATCCTTGATGTTGAGGATTGCGTAGTTGGACAGGTACAGCATGTCGTAGCGTTTGTCCGGCGAGGTCAAGTGCACAACCATGGTCAGGTCGGGAGAAGCCTTGTCGACGGTGATACCGATGCGCGTCACTTCTTCTGGAAGTTTCGGTTCGGTCCGGGTCACGCGGTTCTGAACTTGCACCTGCGCGTTGTCCAGGTCGGTGCCCAGAGCGAAGGTGATGGTCAGGGTGATCTTGCCGTCAGCGGTGGATTGCGAGGACATGTACAGCATGTTCTCGACGCCGGTGATGGCCTGCTCCAGCGGAGCCGCCACGGTTTCACCGATGACTTTTGGGTTGGCGCCCGGGAAGTTGGCACGCACCACCACGGTCGGTGGCACGACTTCCGGGTATTCGCTGATCGGCAACTGGAACAGCGAAATCGCACCGGCGATCAGGATCAGCAGCGACAGCACCGCTGCGAAGATCGGCCGTGAAATGAAGAATTGGGAAAAATTCATCGGAGTTGTCGTCCCTTAACCGCGTGGGGTCGCAGCAGCCAGTTTCACAACCGATCCCGACGCGCCTTTGGCAGGTGCGACTTTGGGCAGGTTGCTGGCTTCCAGCGCTTGTCGTTGTTGAGCGAGAGCGGCAATGGTTTGCTCGCTGGCCATCGGGATCACTTCAGGCGAAACCGGGGAGCCAGGACGAACCCGTTGCAGACCCTTGACGATGATCGTGTCGTCCTTGTTCAGGCCGCTGCGCACGATACGCAGGCCTTCGATCTTCGGACCGAGCTCGACGGCGCGGTAGGCGGTCTTGTTGTCGCCATCCATCACCAGCACGAACTTCTTGCCGAGGTCGGTACCGACCGCTTCATCGTTGATCAACATGGCGTTGTAGGTACCGCTGCCAACCAGTTTCAGGCGTGCATAGAGGCCCGGGGTGTAGGTGCCGTCGCTGTTGTCGAACACCGCGCGACCACGGATGGTGCCGGTTTTCGGATTGACCTGGTTGTCGACGAAATTCATCTGACCCAGGTGCGGGTTACCGTCTTCATTGGACAGGCCCATGTACACCGGGGTGGTTGCGCCGCGCTGACCCTGACGGGCGAGTTGTGTGTATTTGAGGAACACACGCTCGTCGGCGTCGAAGTAGGCGTAGACCTTGTCGGTGGACACCACGCTGGTCAGCGGAGTGGTGTCGGCAGTCACCAGGTTACCGGCGGTGATCTCGGCACGGCTGACGCGACCGCTGATTGGCGCGGTGACGCGGGTGAAGCTGAGGTTCAATTTGGCCAGATCCAGTTGCGCTTGCAGGGCGCCGACAGCAGCACGTGCTTCTTGTGCAGCGCTGGTGCGCGAGTCGG
The window above is part of the Pseudomonas fluorescens genome. Proteins encoded here:
- a CDS encoding efflux RND transporter permease subunit; its protein translation is MNFSQFFISRPIFAAVLSLLILIAGAISLFQLPISEYPEVVPPTVVVRANFPGANPKVIGETVAAPLEQAITGVENMLYMSSQSTADGKITLTITFALGTDLDNAQVQVQNRVTRTEPKLPEEVTRIGITVDKASPDLTMVVHLTSPDKRYDMLYLSNYAILNIKDELARLGGVGDVQLFGMGDYSLRVWLDPNKTASRNLTATDVVTAIREQNRQVAAGQLGAPPAPNAQSFQLSVNTQGRLVSEEEFENIIIRAGDNGEITRLKDIARVELGSSQYALRSLLNNQPAVAIPIFQRPGSNAIEISNEVRGKMEELKKSFPQGMDYSIVYDPTIFVRGSIEAVVHTLFEALILVVLVVILFLQTWRASIIPLVAVPVSLIGTFAVMHLFGFSLNALSLFGLVLAIGIVVDDAIVVVENVERNIELGLNPFDATKKAMGEVTGPIIATALVLCAVFVPAAFISGLTGQFYKQFALTIAISTVISAFNSLTLSPALAAVLLKGHDAPKDRFSRVLDKIFGGWLFRPFNRFFDRASHGYVGTVRRVIRGSGIALFVYAGLMVLTFFGFSSTPTGFVPGQDKQYLVAFAQLPDAASLDRTEDVIKRMSDLALKQPGVESAVAFPGLSINGFTNSPNAGIVFVTLKPFDERKDPSMSAGAIAGALNGQYAGIQEAYMAIFPPPPVQGLGTIGGFRLQIEDRGNLGYEELYKETMNIIAKSHNVPELANLFTSYTVNVPQVDAAIDREKAKTHGVAVSDIFDTLQIYLGSLYANDFNRFGRTYQVNVQAEQQFRLESDQIGQLKVRNNKGEMIPLATFIKVSDTSGPDRVMHYNGFITAEINGAAAPGYSSGQAEKAIEKLLKDELPNGMTYEWTDLTYQQILSGNTALFVFPLCVLLAFLVLAAQYESWSLPLAVILIVPMTLLSAITGVIISGGDNNIFTQIGLIVLVGLACKNAILIVEFAKDKQQEGLDPLAAVLEACRLRLRPILMTSFAFIMGVVPLVFSSGAGAEMRHAMGVAVFSGMLGVTFFGLLLTPVFYVLIRNFVERSEARKAAKAQHLQKPLEAHQ
- the mexE gene encoding multidrug efflux RND transporter periplasmic adaptor subunit MexE is translated as MEQSLKHLRFPLAMLAVLVMSACGKTPETAATMPAAKVSVAKVLEQPVNEWDEFTGRLEAPETVEIRPRVSGQIDEVAFTEGALVKKGDLLFQIDPRPFQAEVRRLEALVAQARANATRSENEAGRGERLRASNAISAELADSRTSAAQEARAAVGALQAQLDLAKLNLSFTRVTAPISGRVSRAEITAGNLVTADTTPLTSVVSTDKVYAYFDADERVFLKYTQLARQGQRGATTPVYMGLSNEDGNPHLGQMNFVDNQVNPKTGTIRGRAVFDNSDGTYTPGLYARLKLVGSGTYNAMLINDEAVGTDLGKKFVLVMDGDNKTAYRAVELGPKIEGLRIVRSGLNKDDTIIVKGLQRVRPGSPVSPEVIPMASEQTIAALAQQRQALEASNLPKVAPAKGASGSVVKLAAATPRG